A region of Streptomyces deccanensis DNA encodes the following proteins:
- a CDS encoding class I SAM-dependent methyltransferase: MSKAQETAVYTHGHHESVLRSHTWRTAANSAAYLLDSLKPDMRILDIGCGPGTITADLAALVPDGHVTGVDHAPGILDQARATAAERGLKNTDFAVADVHALDFPDDTFCVVHAHQVLQHVGDPVRALREMRRVTRPGGIVAVRDADYAAMTWFPESAGMDDWLDLYRRVARANGGEPDAGRRLKSWALRAGLTDITATSATWTYSTAEERAWWSGLWADRTVASAYADRATEGGHATAGQLRAIAESWREWGEQEDGWFAVIHGEILCRKAA, encoded by the coding sequence ATGTCCAAGGCACAGGAGACCGCCGTCTACACGCACGGGCACCACGAGTCGGTGCTGCGCTCGCACACCTGGCGCACGGCCGCCAACTCGGCGGCCTACCTCCTCGATTCGCTGAAGCCCGACATGAGGATCCTGGACATCGGCTGCGGTCCGGGCACCATCACCGCCGACCTGGCCGCCCTGGTCCCGGACGGCCACGTCACCGGCGTCGACCACGCGCCCGGCATCCTGGACCAGGCCCGGGCCACGGCCGCCGAACGCGGCCTGAAGAACACGGACTTCGCCGTCGCGGACGTCCACGCCCTGGACTTCCCCGACGACACCTTCTGCGTGGTCCACGCGCACCAGGTGCTCCAGCACGTCGGCGATCCGGTGCGGGCACTGCGCGAGATGCGCCGGGTCACCAGGCCGGGCGGGATCGTCGCCGTCCGCGACGCGGACTACGCCGCCATGACCTGGTTCCCCGAGTCGGCGGGCATGGACGACTGGCTGGACCTGTACCGCCGGGTGGCCCGCGCCAACGGCGGTGAGCCCGACGCGGGGCGCCGGCTGAAGTCCTGGGCGCTGCGCGCCGGGCTCACCGACATCACCGCCACCTCCGCCACCTGGACCTACTCGACGGCGGAGGAGCGGGCCTGGTGGAGCGGGCTGTGGGCGGACCGGACGGTCGCCTCCGCCTACGCCGACCGGGCCACCGAGGGCGGTCACGCCACGGCCGGGCAATTGCGGGCGATCGCCGAGTCCTGGCGGGAATGGGGAGAGCAGGAGGACGGCTGGTTCGCCGTAATCCACGGAGAAATTCTCTGCCGCAAGGCTGCCTGA
- a CDS encoding GvpL/GvpF family gas vesicle protein — protein sequence MSTYVYGITASSHPALPEGMGGVGDPPRPVRVLKEGKLAAIVSEAPEGLRPKRKDLLAHQNVLSEAGAGGPLLPMRFGSVAPDDASVTAVLAERAEHYAERLGALDGKVEYNVKASHDEEAVLHRVMGENPELRAMTEANRQAGGGTYEDRLRLGEMVVAAVQAREADDATELRQALEQAAETVSAGPESTGWLANLSFLVDRESAAVFLDAVEEVRKSHPHIEVRVNGPLPPYSFVEPGPTQPAETTH from the coding sequence GTGAGCACGTACGTCTACGGCATCACCGCGAGCTCGCACCCCGCCCTCCCCGAGGGCATGGGCGGGGTGGGGGACCCCCCGCGCCCGGTGCGCGTCCTCAAGGAGGGCAAGCTGGCGGCGATCGTCAGCGAGGCCCCCGAGGGGCTGCGCCCCAAGCGCAAGGACCTGCTCGCCCACCAGAACGTCCTGAGCGAGGCGGGTGCGGGCGGCCCCCTGCTGCCCATGCGGTTCGGCAGTGTTGCCCCGGACGACGCGTCCGTCACCGCGGTGCTCGCCGAACGCGCGGAGCACTACGCGGAACGGCTCGGCGCCCTCGACGGCAAGGTCGAGTACAACGTGAAGGCCAGCCACGACGAAGAGGCCGTGCTGCACCGCGTGATGGGGGAGAACCCCGAGCTGCGGGCCATGACCGAGGCCAACCGGCAGGCGGGCGGCGGCACGTACGAGGACCGACTGCGACTCGGCGAGATGGTCGTCGCCGCCGTGCAGGCCCGGGAGGCCGACGACGCGACGGAGTTGCGGCAGGCGCTGGAGCAGGCCGCCGAGACCGTCAGCGCGGGCCCCGAGTCGACCGGCTGGCTGGCCAACCTGTCGTTCCTCGTGGACCGGGAGTCGGCTGCGGTCTTCCTCGACGCCGTGGAGGAGGTCCGCAAGAGCCATCCGCACATCGAGGTGCGGGTGAACGGGCCGTTGCCGCCGTACAGCTTCGTCGAACCCGGGCCCACGCAGCCCGCCGAGACGACGCACTGA
- a CDS encoding gas vesicle structural protein GvpA encodes MTVVPAQQSGGGGGSSGLYDVLELILDRGLVIDAFVRVSLVGIEILKIDVRVVVASVDTYLRFAEACNRLDLEAGPRKNPGLPDLVGEITESGARGKSKGALSGAAETISDAFKQAREEGQSESRPRARKTTSSRKREEQE; translated from the coding sequence ATGACCGTAGTCCCGGCACAGCAGTCCGGCGGTGGAGGCGGCAGCAGCGGCCTGTACGACGTCCTGGAACTCATTCTCGACAGGGGGCTCGTCATCGACGCCTTCGTGAGGGTCTCCCTGGTCGGCATCGAGATCCTGAAGATCGACGTCCGGGTCGTCGTGGCCAGCGTCGACACCTATCTGCGCTTCGCGGAGGCGTGCAACCGGCTCGACCTGGAGGCCGGACCGCGCAAGAACCCCGGCCTGCCGGACCTCGTCGGTGAGATCACCGAGTCCGGCGCGCGCGGCAAGTCCAAGGGGGCGCTGTCCGGCGCCGCCGAGACGATCTCCGACGCCTTCAAGCAGGCCCGCGAGGAGGGTCAGTCCGAGTCGAGGCCGCGGGCCCGCAAGACCACGAGCTCGCGCAAGAGGGAGGAACAGGAGTGA
- the ligD gene encoding non-homologous end-joining DNA ligase: protein MGDTRTLRVGRRTVEIHRPDKVLFPADEDGGGKEYTKGDLVAYHRAVAPFMLPHLRGRPLMLERHPDGLDGPMFMQKNTPEHYPEWIERVEVPKEGGTVVHPVCDDAATLVYLADQACLTLHRWLSRTGDVERPDRLVFDLDPAVDDFAQVREAARDVRELLEALKLPSVPMTTGSRGVHVVVPLNGHDDFDTVRGFAREIAEELVRAHPERLTVEPRKKDRGDRLYLDIQRNAYAQTAVAPYTVRARPGAPVATPLTWEQLDDPAVDARRWTLADAVDQARTDPWAGALRRGRALGPARRRLTALRD from the coding sequence ATGGGGGACACACGCACCCTGCGGGTCGGCCGCCGTACCGTCGAGATCCACCGGCCCGACAAGGTGCTGTTCCCCGCCGACGAGGACGGCGGCGGCAAGGAGTACACCAAGGGCGACCTCGTCGCCTATCACCGTGCCGTCGCCCCCTTCATGCTGCCCCACCTGCGAGGACGCCCGCTGATGCTGGAACGGCATCCGGACGGGCTCGACGGGCCCATGTTCATGCAGAAGAACACCCCCGAGCACTACCCGGAGTGGATCGAACGCGTCGAGGTGCCCAAGGAGGGCGGCACGGTGGTCCACCCCGTCTGTGACGACGCGGCCACCCTCGTCTACCTGGCCGACCAGGCCTGTCTCACCCTGCACCGCTGGCTCTCCCGGACCGGCGACGTCGAACGGCCCGACCGGCTGGTTTTCGACCTCGACCCTGCGGTGGACGACTTCGCCCAGGTCAGGGAGGCGGCCCGGGACGTACGGGAGCTGCTGGAGGCGCTGAAGCTGCCGTCCGTGCCGATGACCACCGGCTCCCGTGGCGTCCACGTCGTCGTACCGCTGAACGGGCACGACGACTTCGACACGGTGCGCGGCTTCGCCCGGGAGATCGCCGAGGAACTCGTCCGCGCCCATCCCGAGCGGCTCACCGTCGAGCCCCGCAAGAAGGACCGGGGGGACCGGCTCTACCTCGACATCCAGCGCAACGCCTACGCCCAGACCGCGGTCGCCCCCTACACCGTGCGCGCCCGCCCCGGCGCGCCCGTGGCCACGCCCCTCACCTGGGAACAGCTCGACGACCCGGCCGTCGACGCCCGCCGCTGGACCCTGGCGGACGCCGTCGACCAGGCCCGCACCGATCCCTGGGCGGGGGCGTTGCGCCGAGGGCGGGCCCTCGGCCCCGCGCGGCGCAGGCTCACGGCGCTGCGCGACTGA
- a CDS encoding GvpL/GvpF family gas vesicle protein — protein MTGLRYVYAVCRPFDAALQSQLKGVAGAPPRQLRHHDLIAVVSEVPERDFAEQPLRAHLEDLDWLTETARAHQSVIDALTVVTTPLPLRLGTVFRDDSGVRVMLEAREEAFRRTLDRLAGRVEWGVKIYAESEEREASQAPAKVSSGRDYLMQRRRSHRAHEEMWEKADRFARQLHETLAEFAEDTRLHAPQNSALSGVPGRNVLNAAYLVPRAHSEEFVELVDRTKGEEPGLRVELTGPWAAYSFSGETTGAGEESP, from the coding sequence ATGACCGGACTGCGTTACGTGTACGCCGTCTGCCGCCCCTTCGACGCGGCGCTCCAGTCCCAGCTCAAAGGGGTCGCGGGCGCGCCGCCCCGGCAACTGCGCCACCACGACCTGATCGCCGTGGTCAGCGAGGTGCCGGAGCGCGACTTCGCGGAGCAGCCGCTCCGCGCCCATCTGGAGGACCTGGACTGGCTGACCGAGACGGCCCGGGCCCACCAGAGCGTGATCGACGCCCTCACCGTCGTCACCACCCCGCTGCCGCTCCGGCTCGGCACCGTCTTCCGCGACGACAGCGGCGTACGGGTCATGCTGGAGGCCCGCGAGGAGGCGTTCCGGCGCACCCTGGACCGGCTCGCGGGCCGGGTGGAGTGGGGCGTCAAGATCTACGCGGAGTCCGAGGAGCGAGAGGCTTCTCAGGCGCCCGCGAAGGTCTCCAGCGGGCGTGACTATCTCATGCAGCGGCGGCGGAGCCACCGGGCCCACGAGGAGATGTGGGAGAAAGCCGACCGGTTCGCCCGGCAACTGCACGAGACTCTCGCGGAATTCGCCGAGGACACCCGGTTGCACGCCCCGCAGAATTCCGCACTCTCCGGCGTTCCCGGACGCAATGTGCTGAACGCGGCCTATTTGGTGCCGCGCGCGCATTCCGAGGAGTTCGTGGAACTGGTGGACCGTACGAAAGGTGAGGAGCCGGGATTGCGCGTGGAACTCACCGGGCCGTGGGCCGCGTATTCCTTCAGTGGTGAGACGACCGGGGCCGGGGAGGAAAGCCCGTGA
- a CDS encoding SRPBCC family protein, with the protein MTETLGSATGRATGGAADRAKDATSGNPLSDLAHSEAVDHLKAEAREYLAAQAQRLLVGAGRKLGETTGKLNDIAEGNSPGFAKLALDGGRKLAEGKGPLRTALEVGAGRAKDNVLGALKNLGGGKGKRKGGSGNKPTVIMESIDVGVPVRTAYDQWTQFQSFSTFAKGVKSANQADDTHSDWQMKVFWSNRSWKAHTTEQVPDQRITWTSEGAKGTTKGAVTFHSLADDLTRVLLVIEYYPKGLFEKTGNLWRAQGRRARLDLKNFARFIMLRGEAEDGWRGEIRDGEVVVSHEDALAEEEREDQEQEELPDGEAEEDGEAEDEYEEEPEEEPEPDEEPRDSDEPDEAADEGEEYADEDEGEEYVDDDEEGDLEDPDEVPEGEYEDVPEAEDDAGEDIDEEPYEDEDEERAAVGGSRR; encoded by the coding sequence ATGACTGAGACCCTCGGATCGGCCACCGGCCGCGCGACCGGCGGGGCCGCGGACCGGGCGAAGGACGCGACGTCGGGCAACCCGCTCTCCGACCTCGCCCACAGCGAGGCCGTCGACCACCTCAAGGCCGAGGCCCGCGAGTACCTGGCCGCGCAGGCCCAGCGCCTGCTGGTCGGCGCCGGCCGCAAACTCGGCGAGACCACCGGCAAGCTCAACGACATCGCCGAAGGCAACAGCCCCGGCTTCGCCAAGCTGGCCCTCGACGGCGGCCGCAAGCTCGCCGAGGGCAAGGGACCGCTGCGCACCGCCCTGGAGGTGGGCGCCGGACGCGCCAAGGACAACGTGCTCGGCGCGCTCAAGAACCTGGGCGGCGGCAAGGGCAAACGCAAGGGCGGCTCGGGCAACAAGCCCACCGTGATCATGGAGTCCATCGACGTCGGGGTCCCGGTGCGGACCGCGTACGACCAGTGGACCCAGTTCCAGAGCTTCAGCACCTTCGCCAAGGGCGTGAAGAGCGCCAACCAGGCCGACGACACCCACTCGGACTGGCAGATGAAGGTCTTCTGGTCCAACCGGAGCTGGAAGGCCCACACCACCGAGCAGGTGCCCGACCAGCGGATCACCTGGACGTCCGAGGGCGCCAAGGGCACCACCAAGGGAGCCGTCACCTTCCACTCCCTCGCCGACGACCTCACCCGGGTCCTGCTCGTCATCGAGTACTACCCGAAGGGCCTGTTCGAGAAGACCGGCAACCTCTGGCGCGCCCAGGGCCGCCGGGCCCGGCTCGACCTCAAGAACTTCGCCCGCTTCATCATGCTCAGGGGCGAGGCCGAGGACGGCTGGCGCGGGGAGATCCGCGACGGCGAGGTCGTCGTCAGCCACGAGGACGCCCTCGCCGAGGAGGAGCGGGAGGACCAGGAGCAGGAGGAGCTGCCCGACGGCGAGGCCGAGGAGGACGGCGAGGCCGAGGACGAGTACGAGGAGGAGCCGGAGGAGGAGCCCGAGCCGGACGAGGAGCCGCGTGACTCCGACGAGCCGGACGAGGCCGCCGACGAGGGCGAGGAGTACGCCGACGAGGACGAGGGCGAAGAGTACGTCGACGACGACGAGGAAGGCGACCTGGAGGACCCGGACGAGGTACCCGAGGGCGAGTACGAGGACGTTCCCGAGGCCGAGGACGACGCCGGGGAGGACATCGACGAGGAACCGTACGAGGATGAGGACGAGGAGCGGGCCGCCGTGGGCGGGAGTCGACGATGA
- a CDS encoding bifunctional phosphatase PAP2/diacylglycerol kinase family protein produces the protein MTPDVDLTVRPPGHHILRDRFLAADSRLFNAVATRDWPGAHPLLPKLSRAANHGVLWFATAAAIAATRSPRARRAAVRGVASLALASATINTLGKRSIRRPRPVLDNVPLTRQLKRQPITTSFPSGHSASAAAFAAGVALESRAWGAAVAPLATAVALSRVYTGVHFPSDVLVGAALGVGAAYAVRGIVPTRDQLPPPGRPYVDAPALPDGDGLVVVANRASGTSDRVRALRDVLPGAETVECEPEDVRAELEKAAAHARVLGVCGGDGTVNAAAEVALRHGLPLAVLPGGTLNHFAYDLGVEDVRDVGRAVRRGEAVRVDLGHFTTGDTEGHFVNTFSLGVYPELVRERERWEKVVGGWPAGVIAALRVLRSDRHPLQATFEGRPRPIWLLFAGNGTYHRLGYAPARRFDLADGLLDVRVVHGGRRPALRLLAAAVAGPLTRTPAHAAVRVRRLRVDGIAPGTLLAYDGEVTEVRGDLTLRKLPEALTVYRPVPMS, from the coding sequence ATGACCCCAGACGTCGACCTCACCGTCCGCCCCCCGGGCCACCACATCCTCCGCGACCGTTTCCTCGCCGCGGACAGCCGCCTCTTCAACGCGGTGGCGACCCGTGACTGGCCGGGCGCGCACCCCCTGCTGCCGAAACTGAGCCGCGCCGCGAACCACGGCGTGCTGTGGTTCGCCACGGCGGCGGCGATCGCGGCGACCCGGAGCCCGCGGGCCCGCAGGGCGGCCGTCCGGGGCGTCGCCTCCCTCGCACTCGCCTCGGCGACGATCAACACGCTCGGCAAGCGCTCGATCCGCCGCCCCCGCCCGGTCCTGGACAACGTGCCGCTGACCCGGCAGCTGAAGCGGCAGCCGATCACCACGTCGTTCCCGTCGGGCCACTCGGCCTCCGCCGCCGCCTTCGCCGCAGGTGTCGCCCTGGAGTCGCGCGCCTGGGGCGCCGCGGTCGCTCCGCTGGCCACCGCCGTGGCGCTGTCCCGTGTCTACACGGGCGTGCACTTCCCGAGCGACGTCCTGGTGGGCGCCGCCCTGGGCGTGGGCGCCGCCTACGCCGTACGCGGCATCGTGCCGACCCGCGACCAGCTGCCCCCGCCCGGCCGCCCGTACGTGGACGCGCCCGCGCTGCCCGACGGCGACGGCCTGGTCGTGGTCGCCAACCGTGCCTCGGGGACGTCGGACCGGGTGCGCGCGCTGCGTGACGTGCTGCCCGGCGCCGAGACCGTGGAGTGCGAGCCGGAGGACGTCCGGGCCGAGCTGGAGAAGGCCGCGGCCCACGCCCGCGTGCTGGGCGTGTGCGGCGGCGACGGCACGGTGAACGCGGCCGCCGAGGTGGCCCTGCGCCACGGCCTCCCCCTCGCCGTCCTGCCCGGCGGCACGCTCAACCACTTCGCCTACGACCTCGGCGTGGAGGACGTCCGCGACGTGGGCCGCGCGGTGCGCCGGGGCGAGGCCGTCCGGGTGGACCTCGGGCACTTCACCACCGGCGACACGGAGGGCCACTTCGTCAACACGTTCAGCCTCGGTGTCTACCCCGAGCTGGTGCGGGAGCGCGAGCGCTGGGAGAAGGTGGTCGGTGGCTGGCCCGCGGGCGTCATCGCGGCCCTGCGGGTCCTGCGCTCCGACCGGCATCCGCTGCAGGCCACCTTCGAGGGCCGGCCCCGCCCGATCTGGCTGCTCTTCGCGGGCAACGGCACCTACCACCGGCTGGGCTACGCCCCCGCCCGGCGTTTCGACCTGGCCGACGGCCTGCTGGACGTCCGTGTCGTGCACGGCGGCCGCCGCCCGGCCCTGCGGCTGCTGGCCGCTGCCGTGGCCGGCCCGCTGACCCGGACCCCGGCCCACGCGGCGGTCCGCGTACGACGGCTCCGGGTGGACGGCATCGCGCCGGGCACCCTCCTCGCCTACGACGGCGAAGTCACCGAGGTGCGGGGGGATCTGACGCTCCGGAAGCTCCCGGAGGCACTGACGGTGTACCGGCCCGTGCCGATGAGCTGA
- a CDS encoding ABC-F family ATP-binding cassette domain-containing protein, whose product MGHLEAAHLEYYLPDGRALLGDVSFRVGEGSVVALVGPNGAGKTTLLRLISGELKPHGGSVTVTGGLGVMRQFVGSVRDETTVRDLLVSVAQPGIREAAKAVDAAEHGIMTVDDEAAQLAYAQALSDWAEVRGYEAETLWDICTMAALGVPYEKAQFRQVRTLSGGEQKRLVLEALLRGTDQVLLLDEPDNYLDVPGKRWLEERLKETRKTVLFVSHDRELLSRAAEKIVSVEPGPAGADAWVHGGGFDTYHEARRQRFERFEELRRRWDEKHAQLKKLVLTLRQAAAVSHEMASRYAAAQTRLRKFEEAGPPPEPPREQDITMRLKGGRTGVRAVTCEGLELTGLMKPFDLEVFYGERVAVLGSNGSGKSHFLRLLAGDDVAHTGQWKLGARVVPGHFAQTHAHPELEGRALLDILWKEHAQDRGAAMSRLRRYELTRQAEQPFDRLSGGQQARFQILLLELQGVTALLLDEPTDNLDLESAEALQEGLEAFDGTVIAVTHDRWFARSFDRYLVFGSDGRVRETSEPVWDERRVERAR is encoded by the coding sequence ATGGGACATCTCGAAGCCGCTCACCTGGAGTACTACCTGCCGGACGGGAGGGCGCTGCTCGGGGACGTGTCCTTCCGGGTGGGGGAGGGGTCGGTCGTCGCGCTCGTCGGGCCCAACGGGGCCGGCAAGACGACATTGCTGCGCCTGATCTCCGGGGAGCTGAAGCCCCACGGCGGGTCGGTCACCGTCACCGGGGGCCTCGGGGTGATGCGGCAGTTCGTGGGGTCCGTGCGGGACGAGACGACCGTGCGGGACCTGCTGGTGTCGGTGGCCCAGCCCGGGATCAGGGAGGCCGCGAAGGCGGTCGACGCCGCCGAGCACGGGATCATGACCGTGGACGACGAGGCGGCCCAGCTGGCGTACGCGCAGGCCCTCTCCGACTGGGCCGAGGTGCGCGGCTACGAGGCCGAGACCCTGTGGGACATCTGCACCATGGCCGCGCTCGGCGTGCCGTACGAGAAGGCGCAGTTTCGGCAGGTGCGGACGCTCTCCGGCGGTGAGCAGAAGCGGCTCGTCCTGGAGGCGCTGCTGCGCGGCACCGACCAGGTGCTCCTCCTCGACGAGCCCGACAACTACCTCGACGTCCCCGGCAAGCGCTGGCTGGAGGAGCGGCTGAAGGAGACCCGCAAGACGGTCCTCTTCGTCTCCCACGACCGGGAACTGCTGTCCCGCGCCGCCGAGAAGATCGTCAGCGTGGAGCCGGGGCCGGCGGGCGCGGACGCCTGGGTGCACGGCGGCGGGTTCGACACCTACCACGAGGCCCGGCGGCAGCGCTTCGAGCGCTTCGAGGAACTGCGCCGCCGCTGGGACGAGAAGCACGCCCAGCTGAAGAAGCTGGTGCTGACGCTCCGTCAGGCGGCCGCCGTCAGCCATGAGATGGCCTCGCGGTACGCCGCCGCCCAGACCCGGCTGCGCAAGTTCGAGGAGGCCGGGCCGCCTCCGGAGCCGCCGCGCGAGCAGGACATCACCATGCGGCTCAAGGGCGGCCGCACGGGCGTGCGGGCCGTGACCTGCGAGGGACTCGAACTCACCGGCCTGATGAAACCCTTCGACCTGGAGGTCTTCTACGGCGAACGGGTCGCCGTCCTCGGCTCGAACGGCTCGGGCAAGTCCCACTTCCTGCGACTGCTCGCCGGCGACGACGTGGCCCACACGGGGCAGTGGAAGCTCGGCGCCCGGGTCGTCCCCGGCCACTTCGCGCAGACGCACGCCCATCCCGAGCTGGAGGGCCGGGCACTGCTCGACATCCTGTGGAAGGAGCACGCGCAGGACCGGGGCGCCGCCATGTCCCGGCTGCGCCGCTACGAGCTGACCAGGCAGGCCGAGCAACCCTTCGACCGGCTCTCCGGCGGCCAGCAGGCCCGCTTCCAGATCCTGCTCCTGGAGCTCCAGGGCGTCACCGCGCTCCTGCTCGACGAACCCACGGACAACCTCGACCTGGAATCGGCCGAGGCGCTCCAGGAGGGGCTGGAGGCCTTCGACGGGACCGTCATCGCTGTCACCCACGACCGCTGGTTCGCTCGTTCGTTCGATCGCTATCTGGTCTTCGGCTCCGACGGCCGGGTCCGGGAGACCTCGGAGCCGGTCTGGGACGAGCGACGCGTGGAGCGCGCCCGCTAG
- a CDS encoding DNA primase yields MNRMGLGLAVGAGYVLGRTKKMKLAFAVGTMVAGKRMHLSPRALADLVSQQLQNNPQFKELGDQLREDLRGAGKAATGALVERQIEGLAGRLHGRTSQVRDRLAGVTPELSGRDEDEEPESGRDESGRDESGRDAPEEPRRSSGGRAAKKPPAKKTAPAKKTAAKKTAPAKKAAPAKKTAAKKTARKATRSRTTRGGGSDD; encoded by the coding sequence ATGAATCGAATGGGACTGGGCCTCGCGGTAGGGGCCGGATACGTCCTCGGACGTACCAAGAAGATGAAACTCGCGTTCGCCGTCGGCACCATGGTGGCCGGCAAGCGGATGCACCTGAGCCCACGCGCGCTCGCGGACCTGGTGTCCCAGCAGCTGCAGAACAATCCGCAGTTCAAGGAGCTCGGGGACCAGCTCCGCGAGGATCTGCGCGGTGCGGGCAAGGCGGCCACCGGGGCGCTGGTCGAGCGGCAGATCGAAGGTCTCGCCGGCCGGCTGCACGGGCGCACCTCACAGGTGCGCGACCGGCTCGCCGGGGTGACGCCGGAGCTGTCCGGGCGCGACGAGGACGAGGAGCCGGAATCCGGCCGCGACGAATCCGGCCGCGACGAATCCGGCCGCGACGCGCCCGAGGAGCCGCGGCGGTCGTCGGGCGGGCGGGCGGCGAAGAAGCCCCCGGCCAAGAAGACCGCCCCGGCGAAGAAGACGGCCGCCAAGAAGACCGCCCCGGCCAAGAAGGCGGCTCCGGCGAAGAAGACGGCCGCCAAGAAGACCGCGCGCAAGGCCACGCGGTCACGGACGACGAGGGGAGGCGGCAGCGATGACTGA
- a CDS encoding gas vesicle protein, which produces MSNTSNTSKTQNSRTAQKSDETEETEEARESAVERPSPMQVLRHARTQLAELTGMAPESVSSFEQTEDGWTLEVEVLEIARVPDTMSLLASYRVELDPAGELTGYRRVRRYERGRADPHRR; this is translated from the coding sequence ATGTCGAACACATCGAACACATCAAAAACACAGAATTCACGTACAGCACAGAAATCAGACGAAACCGAAGAAACCGAAGAGGCACGGGAATCGGCGGTCGAGCGACCCAGCCCCATGCAGGTATTGCGTCATGCGCGGACCCAGCTCGCGGAGCTGACCGGCATGGCGCCCGAGTCCGTGTCGTCGTTCGAACAGACCGAGGACGGCTGGACGTTGGAGGTCGAGGTCCTGGAGATCGCCAGGGTCCCCGACACGATGAGCCTGCTCGCGAGCTACCGGGTGGAACTCGACCCCGCGGGTGAGCTCACCGGCTATCGGCGGGTCCGCCGATACGAGCGCGGTAGGGCCGACCCCCACCGCCGCTAG
- a CDS encoding gas vesicle protein GvpG, producing the protein MGLITEVLLLPFAPVRGSLWTVRQVLTEAERQYYDPAAVRADLARLEQRLEAGEIDEEEFDRLEDELLDRLEISTQRSTGTGNGTTQ; encoded by the coding sequence ATGGGACTGATCACCGAAGTGCTGCTGCTGCCGTTCGCACCGGTGCGCGGCAGCCTCTGGACGGTGAGACAGGTGCTCACCGAGGCCGAGCGCCAGTACTACGACCCGGCGGCCGTCCGCGCCGATCTCGCCCGCCTCGAGCAGCGGCTCGAAGCGGGCGAGATCGATGAGGAGGAGTTCGACCGCCTGGAGGACGAGCTCCTGGACCGGCTGGAGATCAGCACGCAGAGGAGCACAGGAACCGGCAACGGGACGACACAATGA
- a CDS encoding DUF6158 family protein — protein sequence MTGVHPDQLDDQQLMKELESIHRTRHDTLLHGSTEALRTHNERMAQLEGEYLRRHPRRPVVSGRTREGARDRGPATT from the coding sequence ATGACCGGAGTGCACCCGGACCAACTGGACGACCAGCAGTTGATGAAGGAACTGGAGTCGATCCACCGCACGCGGCACGACACACTGCTGCACGGCTCGACCGAGGCGCTGCGCACCCACAACGAACGGATGGCCCAACTGGAGGGCGAGTATCTGCGCCGCCACCCGCGCCGGCCGGTCGTCTCGGGCCGTACGCGCGAAGGCGCGCGGGATCGAGGGCCGGCGACGACATGA
- a CDS encoding gas vesicle protein — protein MTFPSRVPEPYGQNGSANLADILERVLDKGLVIAGDIRINLLDIELLTIKLRLIVASVDKAKEMGIDWWETDPALSSNARRDELSRENAELRARLAELDDGGYRREPEPAIERGRAREEPS, from the coding sequence ATGACGTTCCCGAGCCGAGTCCCCGAGCCGTACGGGCAGAACGGGAGTGCCAACCTGGCCGACATCCTGGAGCGAGTCCTCGACAAGGGCCTGGTGATCGCGGGTGACATCCGCATCAACCTGCTCGACATCGAACTGCTCACCATCAAGCTGCGCCTGATCGTCGCCTCCGTCGACAAGGCCAAGGAGATGGGGATCGACTGGTGGGAGACCGACCCGGCGCTGTCGTCCAACGCCCGCCGCGACGAACTCTCCCGTGAGAACGCCGAGTTGCGCGCCCGGCTCGCGGAGCTGGACGACGGCGGGTACCGGCGGGAGCCGGAGCCGGCCATCGAGCGCGGCCGCGCCAGAGAGGAGCCCTCATGA
- a CDS encoding gas vesicle protein K: protein MSGRNRLELEPDTVERDLVKLVLTVVELLRQLMERQAVRRFDTGELTEEQEERIGLTLMLLDDRMTELRERYGLRPEDLNLDLGPLGPLLPRE from the coding sequence GTGAGCGGCCGCAACCGCCTCGAACTGGAGCCCGACACCGTCGAGAGGGACCTGGTCAAACTGGTCCTGACCGTCGTCGAGCTGCTCCGTCAGCTCATGGAGCGGCAGGCGGTGCGCCGCTTCGACACCGGGGAGCTCACGGAGGAGCAGGAGGAGCGCATCGGGCTCACGCTGATGCTGCTGGACGATCGCATGACCGAACTGCGCGAGCGCTACGGACTGCGGCCCGAGGACCTGAATCTGGACCTCGGGCCGCTCGGACCGTTGCTACCGCGGGAGTGA
- a CDS encoding gas vesicle protein codes for MTVIERREVALVDLLDRLLAGGVVITGDLTLRIADVDLVRIDLNALISSVNAQVPSPWGGIE; via the coding sequence GTGACCGTGATCGAACGTCGTGAGGTCGCCCTCGTCGACCTCCTCGACCGGCTGCTGGCCGGCGGGGTCGTCATCACCGGGGACCTCACCCTGCGCATCGCGGACGTCGACCTCGTCCGCATCGATCTGAACGCGCTGATCAGCTCCGTGAACGCACAGGTCCCGTCACCTTGGGGAGGCATCGAGTGA